In Aureibaculum algae, the following are encoded in one genomic region:
- a CDS encoding alpha-L-fucosidase, whose product MKHIIIALLAVAMVSCSTNKKEEVTEGIEETKYTADWASLKQHKTPDWFLDAKFGIYCHWGPYSVPAYETEWYAHWMYVNKDNPEAKDGKAHEIYDYHVKTYGPLDEFGYKDFIPMFTAEKFDAAEWADLFQRAGAKFAGPVSEHADGFAMWDSDLTVWDAKDMGPKRDIMGELSKEIRKRDMKFIATFHRHWLFGWYPTWDETTDASNPKYAGLYGPKLKKGDNKMPRSKHDIDNGVESYYPVADQEFNDEWLNRLKEIINKYDPDLVWFDNKMDVISETHRKEFLEYYYNHAEKMDKEVVATYKFYDFAEGSAVYDLERARMSEKKDFPWLTDDSIDWKAWCHIDDPNYKTTNRLIDFLVDVVSKNGAVLLNITPRADGTIPEPVKERLLEMGEWLTINGEAIYGTRTFAIYGEGDAEVVEGHLSEQKNADNTAKDIRFTTQGDTLYAIVLDWPVTGELVIRSLKEGNELYTEEIENIQLLGYEENLDFTSDSEGLKIKLPKEKVGEHAFAFKITPKK is encoded by the coding sequence ATGAAGCATATTATAATTGCATTGTTAGCTGTTGCTATGGTGTCTTGCAGTACCAACAAAAAAGAGGAAGTAACAGAAGGTATAGAGGAAACTAAATACACAGCAGATTGGGCATCTTTAAAACAGCACAAAACGCCAGATTGGTTTTTAGATGCCAAATTCGGGATCTATTGTCATTGGGGCCCATATTCGGTACCGGCATATGAAACAGAATGGTATGCACATTGGATGTATGTAAATAAAGATAACCCGGAGGCTAAGGATGGAAAAGCTCATGAGATCTATGACTATCATGTAAAAACTTATGGGCCCTTAGATGAATTTGGTTATAAAGATTTTATCCCAATGTTTACTGCTGAAAAATTTGATGCAGCTGAATGGGCAGATTTATTTCAAAGAGCAGGTGCTAAATTTGCCGGACCAGTTTCGGAACATGCTGATGGTTTTGCCATGTGGGATAGTGATCTGACAGTATGGGATGCAAAAGATATGGGGCCTAAACGTGATATTATGGGCGAATTATCTAAAGAAATTCGCAAACGCGACATGAAGTTTATTGCTACCTTTCACAGACATTGGTTGTTTGGTTGGTATCCGACATGGGATGAAACTACAGATGCATCGAACCCGAAATACGCTGGTTTATATGGTCCTAAATTGAAAAAAGGAGATAATAAAATGCCAAGAAGCAAACATGATATTGATAATGGTGTTGAAAGTTATTATCCTGTTGCTGACCAGGAATTTAATGATGAATGGTTGAACAGATTAAAGGAAATCATTAATAAATACGATCCTGATTTGGTTTGGTTCGATAACAAAATGGATGTGATTAGTGAAACGCATAGAAAAGAGTTTCTAGAATACTACTACAATCACGCTGAAAAAATGGATAAAGAAGTAGTTGCAACCTACAAGTTTTATGATTTTGCTGAAGGATCCGCCGTGTACGATTTGGAACGTGCAAGAATGAGTGAAAAGAAAGATTTCCCCTGGTTAACTGATGATTCTATCGACTGGAAAGCCTGGTGTCATATCGACGATCCTAACTATAAAACAACCAATAGATTAATTGATTTTTTAGTTGATGTTGTTAGTAAAAATGGAGCAGTATTGTTAAATATTACACCACGGGCTGACGGAACTATTCCAGAGCCTGTGAAGGAGCGTTTGTTAGAAATGGGTGAGTGGTTAACTATCAATGGGGAAGCTATTTACGGCACAAGAACTTTTGCAATTTACGGTGAAGGTGATGCGGAAGTTGTGGAAGGGCATTTAAGCGAACAAAAAAATGCAGATAATACAGCCAAAGATATTCGTTTTACTACGCAAGGAGACACCTTATACGCTATTGTATTGGATTGGCCGGTTACCGGAGAATTGGTGATTCGTTCACTAAAAGAAGGAAATGAATTATACACTGAGGAGATTGAGAACATCCAGTTATTGGGCTATGAAGAAAATTTAGATTTTACTTCTGATAGTGAAGGTTTAAAAATAAAGTTACCTAAAGAAAAAGTAGGGGAACATGCTTTTGCTTTTAAAATTACTCCTAAAAAATAG
- a CDS encoding sugar kinase, giving the protein MKVVVTFGEIMGRIASPENLRLRQTRQFDVTYAGAEASVAASICNFGGKARYVTALPKHALADATMDSVRSVGVDTQYVLRTNKGRLGLYFLETGANQRPSNVIYDRADSAIAITPATEYNWEGIFEGAGWLHLSGITPALSKNAAEATLVAAQKAKAAGASVSIDLNFRGKLWDWDTSKTARELAQETMRKISFLLLELSY; this is encoded by the coding sequence ATGAAAGTAGTAGTAACATTCGGAGAAATAATGGGGCGAATTGCAAGTCCTGAAAATTTACGCTTACGTCAAACTCGTCAATTTGATGTGACTTATGCTGGTGCAGAGGCCAGTGTGGCAGCTTCAATTTGTAATTTTGGAGGAAAGGCTCGTTACGTCACAGCACTTCCAAAGCATGCTTTGGCAGATGCTACTATGGACTCAGTTCGTTCTGTTGGAGTTGATACGCAATATGTTTTAAGAACTAATAAAGGTCGTTTAGGTTTGTATTTCTTAGAAACAGGTGCTAATCAACGTCCAAGTAATGTAATTTATGACCGTGCAGATTCGGCAATTGCAATTACACCAGCAACCGAGTACAATTGGGAAGGAATTTTTGAAGGAGCAGGTTGGTTACATTTAAGTGGAATTACCCCTGCTTTATCAAAAAATGCTGCTGAAGCAACTTTAGTTGCGGCTCAAAAAGCTAAAGCAGCAGGTGCATCAGTTTCAATAGATTTAAATTTTAGAGGTAAATTATGGGATTGGGATACAAGTAAAACTGCTCGTGAATTGGCGCAAGAAACAATGCGTAAAATCTCTTTTCTCTTGTTGGAATTGTCGTATTGA
- a CDS encoding sulfatase family protein, with amino-acid sequence MINYKQLIFLIVLNSVFLVQAQKRPNIIYIMTDDHATTAIGAYQGRLAGLNPSPNIDKLASEGMLFNNCYVTNSICSPSRATIITGQYSQTNRILDFSRPIDADQQYLPEEMQKLGYETAIIGKWHLHSEPIPFDFYSVLPGQGKYHNPELLEKGAGDWPDNLVKNVGHSSDVITDKAIDWLTNRKDKEKPFFLMYQFKAPHDMFEYAERYEAYLANVKIPEPENLYTQPNWGSEATRGKNDSLRMIIGSSVSNRHNHANYVKTFQVDSTYVGDAATSESYQRYLKKYLRCVKGVDDNIGRFFQFLKDNDLYENTIIVYTTDQGMMLGEHDFIDKRWMYEESMRMPLIIRYPDIVKANSKTDVIVNNTDFAPTLIDLAGGKVPDKMQGKSMAEILEGKTPKGWRTATYYRYWLHMTHHDIPGHFGIRTDRYKLIFFYGRHWDLNEEGKQSRTWLKEGASNKVVATPPAWELYDLEKDPTEVNNVYANPAYSEVVKELKLELEKQREQYNETDINYPHIQKIVDDNWDK; translated from the coding sequence ATGATTAACTATAAGCAGCTTATTTTTTTGATTGTATTGAATTCTGTTTTCCTTGTTCAAGCTCAAAAGCGACCCAACATCATCTACATCATGACAGATGATCATGCAACCACGGCAATAGGAGCTTATCAAGGCAGGTTGGCTGGTTTAAATCCAAGCCCAAATATTGATAAATTGGCTTCAGAAGGGATGCTGTTTAACAATTGTTATGTGACCAATTCTATCTGTTCACCTAGTCGGGCTACAATTATTACGGGTCAATATAGTCAAACCAACAGGATCTTGGATTTTAGCCGACCTATAGATGCTGATCAGCAATATTTACCCGAAGAGATGCAAAAATTGGGTTATGAAACGGCAATTATAGGAAAATGGCATTTGCACAGTGAGCCCATCCCTTTTGATTTTTATAGTGTCCTGCCTGGTCAGGGAAAATATCACAATCCTGAACTATTGGAGAAAGGAGCCGGAGATTGGCCGGATAATTTGGTTAAAAATGTTGGGCATTCATCTGATGTGATTACGGATAAAGCAATAGACTGGCTAACGAATAGAAAAGATAAGGAAAAACCCTTCTTTTTGATGTATCAGTTTAAAGCACCTCATGATATGTTTGAATATGCCGAGAGGTATGAAGCTTATTTGGCCAATGTAAAAATACCGGAGCCGGAGAATTTATACACACAACCCAATTGGGGTTCGGAGGCCACACGAGGAAAAAACGACAGTTTAAGAATGATCATTGGTTCATCGGTTTCAAACCGACATAATCATGCCAATTATGTAAAAACGTTCCAGGTAGATTCCACTTATGTAGGTGATGCGGCAACTTCTGAATCGTATCAGCGATATTTAAAAAAATATTTGCGATGTGTAAAGGGAGTAGATGATAATATTGGTCGTTTTTTTCAATTTTTAAAGGATAATGATCTTTACGAGAACACGATCATTGTTTATACAACTGATCAGGGAATGATGTTAGGCGAGCATGATTTTATTGATAAAAGATGGATGTACGAAGAATCTATGAGAATGCCATTGATCATTCGATATCCCGACATCGTTAAAGCGAATTCCAAAACAGACGTGATCGTAAACAATACTGACTTTGCACCCACCTTGATTGATTTGGCCGGGGGCAAGGTGCCGGATAAAATGCAAGGTAAAAGTATGGCCGAAATTTTAGAAGGTAAAACACCAAAAGGATGGAGGACAGCTACTTATTACAGGTATTGGCTTCATATGACGCATCACGATATTCCCGGGCATTTTGGGATTAGAACAGATAGGTATAAATTAATTTTCTTTTACGGCAGACATTGGGATTTGAATGAAGAAGGAAAACAATCAAGAACCTGGCTAAAAGAAGGAGCATCGAACAAAGTAGTTGCGACACCTCCGGCGTGGGAATTGTACGATTTAGAAAAAGATCCGACCGAGGTGAACAATGTATATGCAAATCCTGCATATTCAGAAGTTGTAAAGGAATTAAAATTGGAATTGGAAAAACAAAGAGAACAATACAATGAAACCGATATTAATTATCCACACATTCAAAAAATAGTGGATGATAATTGGGATAAATAA
- a CDS encoding MaoC family dehydratase: protein MHIISRFYEDYELGSKRETLGRTITETDFVVHAGHTGDYFPHHMDAEWCKTQPFKQRIAHGTLTFAVGIGMTATEINPEAFSKGYDRLRFVKPVYIGDTISVVVTISEKKESNKPALGHITEHVEIFNQRGELVLVCDHILLAKKKDK, encoded by the coding sequence ATGCATATAATATCAAGATTTTACGAAGACTACGAATTAGGTAGTAAAAGAGAGACATTAGGACGCACTATCACAGAAACCGATTTTGTGGTTCACGCAGGACATACAGGCGATTATTTTCCGCATCATATGGATGCAGAATGGTGTAAAACACAACCTTTTAAACAACGTATCGCGCATGGCACCTTAACTTTTGCCGTGGGTATTGGTATGACAGCTACTGAAATTAATCCTGAAGCTTTTTCAAAAGGATATGACAGATTGCGATTTGTAAAACCTGTTTATATTGGAGATACCATTAGCGTGGTAGTTACTATAAGCGAAAAAAAAGAATCGAACAAGCCAGCTTTAGGACATATTACCGAACATGTGGAAATATTTAATCAAAGAGGAGAACTGGTCCTGGTTTGTGACCATATTTTACTAGCGAAAAAAAAGGATAAATAA